The DNA window CAAGTATTCTAATCCAATGTGATGCTTCCATCTTCAAACCAATGCCATCCTGTGTACTAAAAGTCAACTCCATAATTGTTGCACAAAAGAACAGGGCTGCACTCATGACTGAATAAAGCGCAGCTTGCATACGAAGAGAACCGAACCAGCCTGCATAACAAACAGATACACGGCTCATCAAAAGGAGAAAGTTAGCAAGCCAAACTACATCTACCTATACATGACTCAAGACAGTTCAAGTAACAAACCAAATCTTTCCCTAACAGTCACAATGGAAGTCAAATATTCTAACCAGTTTTAATCCATTACAGCTGCCTTGTATCATCACATTCATATAGCACAATTCAAAAATCCAGCCCATTACACATATAGTCCTGCACCAGTATAAATTCACAACCAAAATCCAATAACCAAACAGTTACACACTAACTGCCCAAAACCAAAAAACCATACGCACACTGCCAGTCCACCTATTAAccaattttcaaatcaataacaaCCCACCAGTtgcaaaaaaaaaccaaaacagaaTTTCAAACTCACACTAATCATACAAAAGGAACCAAAAATAGTTCACAATTTAATTTCAGATAACATTTCAAAAAACCATAGCATACTAACCTATCCCACTAACCGCCAATAACCTCCATCCGATCCTACATTCAACAAACTTTTCCAACTAATATTGCCTAACTGTCTAACAGTTTTTTAACCACCAAAACAAATTTCAACCAACTTCCTAACAGTTTCAAAGTCCTAACAGAATCTCTAACAAACTTTTGCTAAACTCTCAGCCCATAAACCAATCATAAACTGAATCATAACTAGATATAACAGAACAGAGAAGCAATCAGAAATGAGCAACAGAAAAAACAGAGTTAAAACTAACTGTAACCGCTCAATCTCCACCCTTAGATTCTCTAACCGTTTCTCACCAATCCTACGCATCAGATTCAATCACCTTCACCTATATAACAACCATCAAAAACAGAATTAACTAACCATAACCGAATTGCCAGCTCAGCTTCAATCACCACCCTCCAATCCCAATGACTAACTGACTTCAATCTAAAGGCTCAGAATCACCTCCCTCTAACTGAATTCAACTTCCCTCTTCAACCTATATAACTGAACCTCTCTCACTGATTCAACCTTCACGCCATTTTTTCACACAAAAATTCACCATCTTCAATCATCCATCTTCAATCTCCTCCACCACTCTCATtcaccttcatcttcaatcatcCATCTTCAATCTCCTCCACCACTCTCattcaccttcatcttcatctttcttTCACCACCTTCAATCTCCTTCACACCTTCAACACAATTCACATTCAACAAGAAAAATTGATCAGAAAATCACGTAACAGAAAAGAGGAGAAATCGTATAACAGAAATCAGAGAACCTGTAACAAACTCACCTTCATCTCTTCTTCCTTCTCAACTCCACTCTTCGATTTTCTTCACCATCAATGCTCTCTCGGAGTTCATCATCATCTCAatattctgcaaaatcgccaccTTCGATTCTCTGCAAATCTTCTTCTCAACTCTTTCTTAAGCACCATCGAAGCAACAATCTTCAAGGTCTTGCAAGAATTACAACACAAGAGAATCATCATCACATCGCAACAATAACGAAACGAGGCACAAGAAGAAGAGCGAAGTGAACGGAGGAAGCAAAAGAACTACATGTACACTTACCTCAAAGCTTCGTTGCCGACGTCTTCAAATCTGAGTATCTCCAATCAAGCTCGAACGGAGGTTGAGATGGACGGAGAGATGGATCAAGGGAGGAGCGACGTCGAAGAGAGGCGAGGGAACTGATGATGAGAGTTGATGCTGTCGATTTGTAGCGTCGTTCACGGTGGAGATCAGAAATTGACCGGAGAAGAGAACATTACCGCCGCCGTTTCACGTCTGTGATTTCGCGAAGGAGAGAGGTGAGTTTCTTCAGAAGCTCAATCGTCATAAACAGGTAGACCTAATCCCCTTCTCTTGTTAAttgtgttttttcttttcttttttttttattatttattttaattcttttttacaaAAAATCTGAAAACAAACAATGCCTTGGGCCACCGAATTGCTGATGCATACCCCCCTGTGAGCCCACGTACCACTTTTTTTTTTTAGCTTAAGCAAAAATCTATGCAAAAACATCCAATTGGGCCCAACGCCAAATCCTCTAGTGCACCACCATTTTCAGTCTGAACCCCCTGTTCTCATGTCTTTGTAATTAGATTAATGTTTCTTTTAGCATTTTTTTTAGATTCAGATAAAAAGGACATATAAGAACAATAAGATTTTGTTAAGTTGTAGAGATTAAATAATCACTATTTTGTTAGACTTTTAGGAAATTGTTGACATTAAAAGaagactcataaaaatagtaatatttttaggTTATTTTTTGCACTTAATTTTGAGTTGTTTCTTATATGCTTTTGGTGCTAATTTCGTATGCTTGTGTTTACTTTGATTTTGGCCTATAACttaggcctactttgttaatatcattttaatgctccctttagaatttagtcaccatgttaacattagacttagactagaataacaattaggctagaaaataggttagccccccttctttcattctttttcttttacaacataaaacatctaaaaatacttgaataaaattccctttaaaaaatacaaagaaaacacttaaaacactaataatcaaagtgaaaattcttaaaaagggaatggaagcttgaacgtcccttgcttaagggaatgttcgagtgcttggatctcccttgctttagggtcccattcaggcgtaagttcccaccttctaaaaaacaccaaccaaagagtaactcgagtttcccttgctttagggatttcctcgaaacactcaaactctctctcttctctcttttcttaagggcattgttatctccgctccattgcatcctaggctgtccccttatgcaagagcgcgagcgttaactccgcccaactaaaaaacacaaaaacaaacagaaaatcttgagccgaactacgacgctctgattcctgaaaaggatacgtaggcatcaagtcgcggggcttgaacgagcacacttgtaaataattccttcttttccccgtatttcttttgcatgcattcgcatatagacatagacatagtacacaccctttagatagaaacaaacataagtggataccatcgagtacgatgggcgcgaggggtgctaataccttccccttgcgtaaccgactcccgtaccttgattctctggtcgcaagaccctgttctttcctttgttaggttttctgatattcctttcccttatgggataaatatattggtggcgactctgttcattttttgcgagcgtgcgacagaagAGTGTCCATCCAACAAGAACCTTTAATACAAAAACTACCAAAATGCCCAATTTCTATAGATTTTCTCACCAACCCCGAAAGGCCTTCCGCCACCAAAACATagagaaaaggtgaaagaggatcATCTTGTCTCAAACCTCTATGCACTTCAAATTACTTTGTGGGACTTCCCTTAACAAGAACCAACATACTACTATTGAAGACAAACATCTCCATCCATCCCATCCACCTCCTACCAAATCCCATTCTCTTCATCATATACCTCAAAAAACACCAACTAACTTTATCATACGCTTTCTCGAAATCGACTTTAAACATCAAGCAATTCTTACCTTCCCTCCTAGCGTAATCCACCACTTCATTTGCAACTAACACTCCATCAAAAAATTGTCTACCGAGCACGAAAGCGTTTTGACACGGAGAAATAATGTCGTCGATAACACCCTTCAACCTTCCCGCCAAAAGTTTTACCACCACTTTGTACAAACAACCTACCAAACAAATGGGTCTATAATCCTCCAAAGATAACGAATTTGTAGACTTAGGGATCAACGGCAAAAAATAAGAAGAGATGACCTTGGAAATAACATTGTCGGAAtagaaataattgaaaaaaaacacGAAATCGTCTTTAACAAAATCCCAACACTTCTTGATAAAAAGGAACGAATAACCATCCGGTCCTGGACATTTGTCACTCCCACAACTCCACACCGCCTCTTTTATTTCAACTTCAAGAAAAGGTTTTTCAAGGTTTGCCACCATTTCCTCATTTATGCTTTTAAAATCCACCCCTTCCAACAAAGGCCTACTATCCTCCGATTCaacaaatctatctctaaaatAATCGAACACCGTTTCCTTCACCTATTCCACCGAAACCGCCATACCTCCCTCTGTCACAATTGGCCCTATGtgattgaagattctcttttctttcatgactttataaaaaaaaaaccactATTTGTATCACCCTCATTCATCCATCTCAACCTAGATTTTTGAAGAAGCATGTTTTCTTTAATTCTCAAGTTCCTCCAAATCCGACTAGTCACTTCCTTTCTTTTCTCTAAATTATCAACATGCAAATCCTTGGAATCCACCTTCAATCTACCATCGACTATATTCAATTCCCGCACCCCTTCCTCCACCTCCAAATCATACCTTCCAAAAACTTCCTTATTCCACACTCTCAACTTTTCCTTTAGAAGCCCGAGCTTCTCTTTAAGGACAAAATCCCCCCTCCCATAAACTATCAAATTCAACCACTCCTTCTTCACAAACGGCATAAAAGCTTCATGAGAAAACCATTGATTATTAAATCTAAAAGGTTTCGGACCCCAATTCATGTCATCCACCACCAACCATATTGGGCAATGATCAGAAATATCCCTATTACCAATTAATTTCCCAATCACACCCCATCTATTCACCATGTTGTTCGCCACAAGGAACCTATCAATTCTACTCATCGACTTTCCATCACCACTATACCACGAGAATTTCTTCCCCTTACAAGGAACATCCAccaaaaaatatttgttaatgaaATCCGCAAACAAGTCCATTTCTATGTTATTCACGACCCCCGATCTTCCTTTCCTCTCCCTTCTATCCTTAACCGCATTAAAGTCTCCTCCTATGATCCACTCCCCATCGATAAAGATATCCTTCAACCTTAATAATTCCTCCCACGATGCTCTCTTCTTTACCAACTCGCAAGATGAGTAAACATTAGCAACATAATAAAAATGACCCTTCCAAGCAACTTTAATGCCCAAAAAGCCTTCTCCTTTAAAACTATGAACAATTTCCACTTTACCGGTATTCCAAAAATTAACAAACCTCCCGACAAACCTATCGAATTAGAGAAAGAAAAACCAATCTCCGAAAAATTCCAAAAACTCCTCGCCACATCGTCCTTCAAAGAAGTAATCTTTGTCTCTTGAATCATGAAAATATCTGCATTTCCCTTTTTAATCAAAGCTTCTACCCTCCTTCTTTTTAACGCATTCGCGCCCCCTCTAATATGTAAAGAACCTATAATCATTGTGGAACAATTTTCTTCTCCTTCGTTGACACCATTCCTCCATTATTCAAACATAATATTATATTTGCTAGTTTACTTCTACCCTCCTTATCCACCACACCCAACGCCACAATAGCCGATAGAAGTTTGTCTCCATAATTACCATCCAAGAACTCCCATTGTCTTTTGTTACTTTTACATATGTCTGACTCTTCACTATGTTGATCGTAGAAAAACTTGTTTTCAACAACGGAACCCTTCTCCAAACAAGACAAAGCCACACCATCATTCACCCTCACCTCCCCTTCGCTGTTACCCTCCACTGCTGATTTTCCCACCCTCATTTTTTGCCCACCTCCCTTCCTTCTACGCCCCACATTGTCGCACTCAATCAACCTCTCCACTTTCAAAACTTTTTTCCCTGGAGATTCCCTACTAACATTCAAACTGCATTTAACATATGACTCCATCAAAGAGTCGGCTAGTTCCCACGTCCTCCTTCCCACAGACTGCTCCTGCAAAAAAATCCCCCTGCACCTTGCAAAGACGACTCAGCCATTAACAAATTCTCCGCATTCTGCTTCTTAACAAGACTGTCGAACAGTCCCTCCACGCCTGTATCCGCCCCCTGATACGCGCCCTGTACAAGACTCAGCCCACCACCCTTAACGTCCAAAAAATTAGACCCCATACCTTCCCCCGGTCCGGTTACAACTGTCTGCTTTAACCTGTTATTCCTCCTAGCCCCTGATTCTACACAACCATAAACGCTCACAGAACTGCCCACTGGTTTCGAAACTTCCTCCGCAAGCCCGTCGTTACCAGATTTCCTCTCAAAAGAGTTTTCCTTGATGTCCCCTGTAACAGAAAATTGTTCTATCGAATCTACATAACACTCATAATTTGAACCATACACCCCTGCGAACAATTTGCTAGACCAAACCTCGTTCGAAGAAACAGACGAATCAGAAACATCGTGGCCGACATTAAGTGTAGTAGAAGTACCTGGATTGATGCGAGAAGAAAGGTGATTCACCTCCCTGAAGAACAACATAAACTCCTTCCCATAAATAAGCACTTTGTATTTGTCCGGAATATTGAAAGAAATCCCAACCTTAATCATGATATGCGCCACGTCGAGAAATTCTCCTTTAATCAACACACACAAACTGCCAAAAGTTTCAGCAATCCCCACAAAGAACTCAGAGCACCACGCATGAGCCGGTATACCAAATATTTGAATCCATAATGTCCTCCTATCATCTACCATAGTTTCCTCCCATCTCTTGATGTCGTAAAACCAGTTTCTCCACCAAGTTTCCTCTTCCCCAATCAAATATTCTTTAAACCCCTCTTCCGTCTCCTCCAATAAGCACACATCCCTGCCCATTGGAGTAACCTTGATGTTGTACACTCCCTCCATATCGAAATAAGTCTGCACATTGTAAGCTGATCCTGGAACAATCACTTTTCCAATGTACACCTTGTTGAATCTAACTCTAACTTCCTCCTTGGTCTTGAAGTCGAAGTTGATATGCCATTCCTCCTTCCTTTTTTCCTTCCCCTACAGCAGGATTACAGTTATTAAACTTTAAATTATGTTTCAAGATTAAGGATGTTGAATTCTTTTAGTATGCAATTACAGTATCCCACTTTGGCATTCTCCTTAAACAATATAAACAAATTACTCAAATCTCATGTATTCTAGAATATCATTTGGAAATGTCTTCTAAATTTCATGTTGTATAAtctcttatttaattattttatatacttTAAAAAGTAAATTTAAAGCTTAATTGATATTCTTGATGTTGATGTAAAATAGCTAATGACTGAGATTTTTAAAAACTGTCGCGGTCGCTTAAAAGCTTTCATGATTTTAGCCAGTGCACATGTCATGACTCTGATTACGATTGTCGCGGTGTGAATGAAATATAATTTGTTTTTAGCATAACACGGTGAATAACAATATCATTATTGATAGTTGTCGATACCGTTTTATCGTAGTCATTTTCGCGATCACAAACCGTAAACAATGAATATATCACATTGGAGACAAAGGTTACAGATATGTTTCTCAAAATATTGTTGACTTTACCACAGTCAAATATTAATATGCCaacaactaaataataataagaaagtaacaaaaattcaattgagaatagtaaaaatatttttttcatttatctAACTAGTGGATACATATGCGTTCTAGTGTGTTGttaacatttgtttttaaatttaataagaatgtaaaagaaaaaaaattattttaccaaaaatgtttattgtttttaaaagaaagatatattttaatttatatatggaccataaatataatattttcatatataaaaatatttaaataaacggtatattttcttatatgtaatattatttttgttttgacattatttatgaaaatatttggataaaaaaatggttcacatttaaaaaaatatatttaacattcatttaataatttaaaaatagcaTTTGCCACTAATATCATATATTAGTGAAATgattacatcaataatatatagcttatttttcaatatattatattaagaatattgtatcttaaattaaaaataattttaaaataaaataaaaatattagtaacataaataatttaaaacaacaCATTTTTTCCGTGTTTGAATTCACACattattttaaacatatttacttttattttctttaattgtacaAAACATATAATAACCTGTGGGTTAGCACGGATTCTGATATAAATACTCGTGTGTTCGTACGGGTAAAGGTTTGTTACGCACATTTCTTTCTAAAATgtacactacaacaaataacgcttGTAATGTCGGTCGCAAAATGAGTTTAACATCGGCTACTCAGACGAGGTAACGAAGGGCGACATGAAAAGCTAGCACTTAACACCTCAGTGTTTTAAACACCgaggttaaaattttaaatagtcATCACTACAAGAAAACAACGTTTTAGCGTCGCCCAAAAGCCCTCGCTAAAAGGCAAAAAATCGACGCTACTAGGTGTTAGCGTCGGCCTAGCGTAGGCATTGGGGCGGACGCCTCATGGCTCGAAGCTAAGCATAGTGTCCAGACGACGCAAAACTAGCGTCGACTTAATGCAACACTAGAGGGAAGCTAATGAATAGGTTGAGAcgctaaaaattaaataaattttatgttaGCGTCGGTCTAATGCGACGCTAGATTGTACACGTGTTATGTTGCGTCGGTTATTTGCAACACTAATTGTTACACATGTTCATGTAGCGTCGGTTAGAACCGACGCTAGTTCGAAACATAATTTTCTGGCGTCAATTTTTGTTGACGCTAATGATCTTAGACGTGTAACATTAGCGGCGGCTATGGCCGACgctaattttaattttctttttataaatctcattctcttttaattttaattttctaaatCTCATTAGCGGCGGCTATGGCCGAcgctaatttcaattttaatttttgttgatgcTAATGATCAGGGTATATAACATTTTAATCATTAGAATATGTTTAGAATTGTATCACTGCCAGTGTCGAGATAGAACAAAAAAGCATAACTAGCACAACACATGGAAAATTGAAAGCAGTGATTACACCAGCAATTCCTAGTGGGTTCCTTACATGTAATATAAGAGCACAGAGTAAAGTTCATAACTAAACCTTTATGATAAAATGGTAACCAAGTAGAAGAATAATCATGGCTTAATATCAAACCTTAAACATCATTTTTTCTGGATATGTAAAGAAAAAGAGTTGGAAAAAAATAACTTAGAACCAAAAAATCATGGAAAGAAATTAGtatcaaaacataattaaaaaaacatacgTTCCGATGGGATAATTGTTCCATTCAGTTGTCGGCTCAGCCAACAAAATAATCACACAAATCAATAATTTCCATGGATGATAAAATTGACAAATCAAATTCTTTTGCAGAATTATCCCGCTGTAATGTAAATCAACAAATAATCAGCTCTAACCGACAATTTGTAGAATAAAGAGATTTTACATACCTAAACCACACCAATTCCTTCAGCAAGAATTTTCCCATCTCAAGAGCCACAAACCTACCAAGTGGATCCAACTTGGCCTCAATGCTTCCTGTCTTATAATATCCCCTCTTTTGGGTGTCGGAATTTGTAAAAAACATCACAAGTTCATCCTTGTTTAATTTCCGAGTGTACCGAAATTCAGTATTAGCTCTCGGCTTACCGCAAATTCgcaaaaatcaaagaaattaaaaataaataaaactcacATTCCTACATGTCTTAGCTGCTTCACTACCATCTCTCAATCCCTCTTCATGTaattaaacacaaacacaaaagcTAAAATCACCAAAAACCAAGATCTAGCAAAATTCACTGCAAATCATTAATCAAGGTTAAACACAAAACCATTCAACTTGCCTTCATTAATCAGTTTCACTAAAATAACATCTAATAAACAAGAATCTTTATAAGAAACAGTTTCCTTTGACTTCGAAAATCAAATTTTCCTTCAAATCAACCGTTCATTCATGCATGCAAAAGGAAAGAGTGAGAAAATAAGTAACCTGACTGGTGAAGGATTGACGGAATGAATAGTCGGATCGTTGGCTTTCCTTTCTCCAAGAAGAAAACGAATTTGGGAATTTTCGAAGAGAACATAAGTAAACCTAAGCCGATTTCGAAGAAGAAAACAAATTTGGGAATTTTCGAAGAAATTTTGACGAAAAGAAATCCAAAAGCGATTTTTAAGAGAGAATTTGAACGCTAGATTGATTCGGAGAATGAAGAGAGAATTTGAGAGAAATTCACGAAAGAGGATAGAATTTGGGACCTAGACtcttattttttcttcttattttagtgtagtttttttaattttgtgattcaagaaaataaaaaaataagagggAAACAAAATATTTTCCCCCCCGGAATATACTTAGCGTCGGCCCTTGTAGACACTAACGtttcataaataattaaataaaaattaaaaaatattagcgTCGGCTTCAGGCGACGCTATAATTAAAgatattctaaaaataaaaaacataaatggATGAATCGATTAGCGTCCATCTAAAGGGACGTGAAACCGACGCTAATGGCATCGAAGTCGGGGCCGACGCTAAATATTTGCAGCTAAAATGACTTTTTCTTGTAGTGGCATGGATTCGATCCGAAGGAACGacgtatttttattttctaaattttgcTGAAACGTCATATACCTTTCGTTTTTATTTAAAATCTGAGGTAATAAATTATTCTTTTACCTCTGTTTTATGTGATAACTGATGAGtttaatctctttttttttttgttttattagtaCCAATTTCAATGCCCTGTATTTTTTTGTCTTAATCATTTTCACTAGCCTGTAACATATCATTATAAATCTAGTAACCTGCATGTATCATTTTTTACACAGAAATTACAAAATATGTAACGAAATTGGaatatatcatatcattttaaacaaaatgGGCAAATTTAAATGATATCATCATCAAGACAGaatactgtggtgtcgttttctttacctccccgtttcacttgggaggacggcacgctaaacccttcacgcgaaatttggaaggagaatgcgcccgtggtgggatgaattttgtttcagttcttcctacgatatcacacgaactttcttattggtcctacgagtaggaaagggaaaaaaagatctcaactaaaccctaggagtttgctaagtgtggggatttcacctagactagaaattctggagtccggggggtcggttatacatagggaagtgtttaaacaccctacatatctgtagtactctacaggaaccttctctgtgtcattgtgattgtgtttgctgctaatgattgggaaagtttctcctttgtgttaggagagagaattgaattgattaaagaaagacagacagatagacagacagactgactatttttggtattttattagctcgctgagattccttgtgaacctcatgcctacatatccctagtggaagtcagagcttaatgtagttcgaggaactaactagggaaattacttgt is part of the Vicia villosa cultivar HV-30 ecotype Madison, WI linkage group LG2, Vvil1.0, whole genome shotgun sequence genome and encodes:
- the LOC131650289 gene encoding uncharacterized protein LOC131650289, whose product is MIIGSLHIRGGANALKRRRVEALIKKGNADIFMIQETKITSLKDDVARSFWNFSEIGFSFSNSIVEIVHSFKGEGFLGIKVAWKGHFYYVANVYSSCELVKKRASWEELLRLKDIFIDGEWIIGGDFNAVKDRRERKGRSGVVNNIEMDLFADFINKYFLVDVPCKGKKFSWYSGDGKSMSRIDRFLVANNMVNRWGVIGKLIGNRDISDHCPIWLVVDDMNWGPKPFRFNNQWFSHEAFMPFVKKEWLNLIVYGRGDFVLKEKLGLLKEKLRVWNKEVFGRYDLEVEEGVRELNIVDGRLKVDSKDLHVDNLEKRKEVTSRIWRNLRIKENMLLQKSRLRWMNEGDTNSGFFFIKS